The following proteins are encoded in a genomic region of Methylococcales bacterium:
- a CDS encoding transposase, whose translation MVLNHRYNELSEKTYRRWFNKKLDFLKFNQVGNNEILSTSGQKIAALECSFVNKSGEKTYGLAKFWDSKQKFTHGVIAKGYHQIGKLRCDANLRLLYEGVQKEKGRHKCYDSKWIVGETRKLELAGKQGGVKIYTAIVNSVSLKCNIRIAYLVKTTSQGTRYALLFSTDTEINAMTLYNYYKARFQIEFLFRDAKQFTGLCDCQARSEPALHSHFKARFTALNLIKWHDRLLSPKRKPISIGSWKTRFFNELSIERILLNSGVDLSLIKCSSQYEELCSFGVISH comes from the coding sequence GTGGTTCTAAACCACCGTTACAATGAGTTATCAGAAAAAACCTATCGTCGATGGTTTAATAAAAAGTTAGATTTTCTTAAATTTAATCAGGTAGGTAATAATGAAATTCTTTCAACGTCGGGACAAAAAATAGCGGCTTTAGAGTGTAGCTTTGTTAACAAAAGTGGTGAAAAAACTTACGGTTTAGCTAAGTTTTGGGATTCTAAACAAAAGTTTACCCATGGCGTGATCGCTAAAGGTTACCATCAAATTGGAAAATTACGTTGTGATGCTAATTTACGTTTACTCTACGAAGGTGTGCAAAAAGAAAAAGGTCGCCATAAATGTTATGACAGTAAGTGGATTGTGGGTGAGACGAGAAAATTAGAATTAGCAGGTAAACAGGGTGGTGTTAAGATTTATACAGCAATCGTTAATTCTGTCTCATTGAAATGTAATATTCGCATCGCTTATTTAGTTAAAACAACGTCACAAGGTACACGTTATGCCTTGTTGTTCTCAACAGATACAGAGATAAATGCAATGACACTTTATAATTATTACAAGGCACGGTTTCAGATTGAATTTCTATTTCGTGATGCTAAACAATTTACAGGACTTTGTGATTGCCAAGCACGTTCTGAACCTGCTTTACACAGCCATTTTAAGGCACGTTTTACTGCGCTAAATTTGATCAAATGGCATGACCGACTTTTAAGTCCTAAACGAAAACCAATTTCAATCGGTAGCTGGAAGACTAGATTTTTCAATGAGTTATCGATTGAACGTATTTTATTAAACTCTGGGGTAGACCTGAGTTTAATAAAATGCTCTTCTCAATACGAGGAGCTTTGTAGCTTCGGGGTTATCTCGCATTAA
- a CDS encoding STAS domain-containing protein, producing the protein MAVETNLNTETQTLEVSISGRFDFSIHQNFRKITQQTGASVKVIAIDLSETDYMDSSALGMLLVLRDKVNENKEAIIIKNSTEEVRKILKIANFDKLFTLDPPIS; encoded by the coding sequence ATGGCTGTAGAAACAAATTTAAATACGGAAACACAAACTTTAGAAGTCAGTATTTCTGGGCGATTTGATTTTAGTATTCACCAAAATTTTCGCAAAATCACACAACAAACAGGCGCGAGTGTGAAGGTGATTGCAATTGATTTGAGTGAAACGGATTATATGGATAGCTCTGCTTTAGGAATGTTATTGGTTTTACGTGATAAAGTGAACGAAAACAAAGAAGCTATTATCATAAAAAACTCAACGGAAGAAGTTAGAAAAATTCTTAAAATTGCTAATTTTGATAAATTGTTTACGTTAGATCCTCCTATTTCATAA
- a CDS encoding DUF3102 domain-containing protein, translating into MSIIKEITPEDSETGTSHALTLKDNKPIVTKLERLAGEINADFQTLENMQVNLLVIAAKLGEKIAIARDVCGKNFNFWLNENCSVKRSQAYNYMRIAKEMPELLDDSVHSSGQKKLELTQAIVLLNAPDEVKESVAERVEAGENVTVAEINYLKKEAKEAKDAEMTYKRTVGLLKSELKKVDAENLKVSDDLADLKNQQQANIDEAINSKMEAEKAVMQQEVDKLVAQVSSDYEDKINHQTDKISELRNQLANPDAEKLDAISQQIAAAEMQLLEIEQNRLHDDYDDIFCGHLKRLMAAYLEVSTALLSRPQQHNYHSETQQFIKRSHDNLKSLAVELKNQLEIKDA; encoded by the coding sequence ATGAGCATTATTAAAGAAATTACTCCCGAAGATTCGGAAACGGGAACTAGTCACGCACTGACGCTGAAAGATAACAAGCCTATTGTGACAAAGTTGGAGCGTCTCGCAGGTGAAATTAACGCAGATTTTCAAACACTAGAAAACATGCAGGTCAATCTGCTGGTTATTGCTGCAAAGCTTGGGGAAAAAATAGCGATTGCAAGAGATGTTTGTGGTAAAAATTTTAATTTTTGGTTGAACGAAAACTGCTCGGTAAAAAGGTCTCAAGCTTACAATTACATGCGTATAGCAAAAGAAATGCCTGAGCTATTAGATGATTCCGTCCATTCAAGTGGACAGAAAAAATTAGAGCTTACTCAAGCGATAGTATTGCTCAATGCCCCTGATGAGGTGAAAGAATCAGTTGCTGAGCGAGTTGAGGCGGGTGAAAACGTAACTGTTGCGGAAATCAATTATTTGAAAAAAGAAGCGAAAGAAGCGAAAGACGCGGAGATGACTTATAAAAGAACCGTTGGCTTATTAAAGAGTGAGCTTAAGAAGGTTGATGCTGAAAATTTAAAAGTTTCTGATGATCTGGCTGATCTAAAAAATCAACAGCAAGCCAATATTGATGAGGCAATTAATTCAAAAATGGAGGCTGAAAAAGCAGTTATGCAACAAGAAGTCGATAAGTTGGTGGCTCAGGTCTCTAGTGATTATGAAGACAAAATCAACCATCAAACTGACAAAATCAGCGAACTGCGTAATCAATTGGCCAACCCTGATGCCGAAAAATTAGACGCGATTAGTCAGCAAATTGCAGCGGCAGAGATGCAGTTGTTGGAGATCGAACAAAATCGACTTCATGATGATTATGATGATATTTTCTGCGGTCATTTAAAAAGATTAATGGCGGCTTATTTAGAGGTCTCTACAGCACTATTAAGCCGACCGCAGCAACATAATTACCATTCCGAAACTCAGCAATTCATTAAACGATCACATGATAACTTGAAAAGTCTGGCAGTAGAACTAAAAAATCAACTGGAGATAAAAGATGCCTAA
- a CDS encoding helicase-related protein — translation MLLYSKKTANQLSLSLPQVRIGWIHGRMKSGEKNKLMQRFKAHELDLLVTTTIIDIGVEVANANLMIIENSEQLGLSQLHQLRGRVGLSSCESYCLLLYQPPLTPIAQQRLRIIRATNDGFKIAEKDLHLCGAGALMGTRQTGSRQFKIANPDKDGELLELAQQTAYHFLQYYPMLVDPLIKHWLGAATDYTLPDLVTTTSSAAIK, via the coding sequence ATTCTTCTTTATTCTAAGAAGACGGCGAATCAATTAAGTTTAAGTTTACCGCAAGTACGCATTGGTTGGATTCATGGGCGGATGAAATCAGGCGAAAAAAATAAATTAATGCAGCGATTTAAAGCCCATGAATTAGATTTATTAGTGACAACAACGATTATCGACATCGGTGTTGAGGTCGCAAATGCAAATTTAATGATTATTGAAAATTCTGAGCAATTAGGTTTATCACAATTACATCAGTTACGAGGGCGAGTAGGACTCAGCTCCTGCGAGAGTTATTGTTTATTGCTTTATCAACCTCCTTTAACGCCAATAGCGCAACAGCGACTAAGGATAATTAGGGCAACGAATGATGGTTTTAAAATTGCCGAGAAAGATTTACATTTATGTGGTGCAGGTGCGTTGATGGGGACACGACAAACAGGCTCACGGCAATTTAAAATAGCCAATCCTGATAAAGATGGTGAATTATTAGAACTGGCTCAACAAACTGCGTATCATTTTTTACAGTATTATCCAATGTTAGTTGATCCCTTAATTAAACACTGGTTAGGGGCTGCGACAGATTATACCTTACCTGATTTAGTGACAACAACCTCATCGGCTGCAATCAAATAA
- a CDS encoding DUF3164 family protein: MENAVGHLVPKSKISELDILRHEMVGDIFEKAQALQDQMSDFKAGVLGDVAAFMQMSADEYNVKLGGKKGNVSLVTFDGRHKVSFTVAEILTFDEKIHAAKAIIDECLHKWTESSDDNIKALIDLAFSADKSGNIKTQAVMGLFKLKITDPRWQQAMTALKDSIIVSGSKSYMRFYSRVGEESNWQPLSLDMAGI; this comes from the coding sequence ATGGAAAATGCAGTGGGGCATTTAGTCCCTAAGTCGAAAATTTCTGAATTGGATATTTTGCGCCATGAAATGGTCGGAGATATTTTTGAAAAAGCACAAGCTCTGCAAGATCAAATGAGTGATTTTAAGGCGGGTGTGTTAGGTGATGTGGCTGCCTTTATGCAAATGTCCGCCGATGAATACAACGTCAAGCTAGGCGGTAAAAAGGGCAACGTTTCCTTAGTCACCTTTGATGGTCGCCATAAAGTTTCTTTTACTGTGGCTGAGATCTTAACCTTTGATGAAAAAATCCATGCCGCGAAAGCCATTATTGATGAGTGCCTGCACAAATGGACTGAGAGCAGTGACGACAATATTAAAGCCTTGATTGATTTAGCTTTTAGTGCTGATAAGTCGGGCAATATTAAAACGCAAGCGGTGATGGGGCTGTTTAAGCTCAAGATTACCGACCCGCGCTGGCAGCAAGCAATGACAGCGTTAAAAGATTCAATCATCGTATCGGGGTCTAAATCTTACATGCGTTTTTATAGTCGAGTCGGTGAAGAAAGCAATTGGCAACCGCTTAGCCTTGATATGGCAGGTATCTGA
- a CDS encoding Mor transcription activator family protein produces MSIEMSMEMGDDESKYPEVLVDLRESLEAALMKKGIKTAVALQCAHEAAETIRKEWGGTSVYICKGLDYELSQRDLEIWNNFSGHNHRQLCKKYNITNVWLYKIIKKQHSEMIKKAQSDLFEPKK; encoded by the coding sequence ATGAGTATAGAAATGAGTATGGAGATGGGTGATGATGAGTCTAAATATCCAGAGGTTCTAGTTGATCTTAGAGAGAGTCTAGAAGCTGCATTGATGAAAAAGGGGATTAAGACCGCCGTTGCTTTGCAATGCGCCCATGAAGCAGCAGAAACTATCCGCAAAGAGTGGGGTGGCACGTCAGTTTATATCTGTAAAGGTCTAGATTATGAATTAAGCCAGCGTGATCTCGAAATATGGAATAATTTCAGTGGACATAATCATCGCCAACTCTGCAAAAAATATAATATCACTAACGTCTGGCTGTATAAAATCATTAAAAAACAACACTCTGAGATGATTAAAAAGGCACAGAGTGATTTGTTTGAACCTAAAAAATAG
- a CDS encoding vWA domain-containing protein, giving the protein MNYLSYFTTALFVLSVSACEGEPAPETTPQATTAVKTELKKQAPSENPLYALRPIDDNWPHDVDEKSLSENLLTTNYYIVLDWSGSMDGMQCAEGSTKMAVAKTAVTQFAKKIPADANLALYAFDGKATSERVNLTMGNRDAFFEQINRIETGGGTPLATAIRYGYQQLTQQAAKQLGYGEYHLVVVTDGIASTAEKPQEILSTLHQQSPVVVHSIGFCLDEQHSLNQPGLTVYTAASNAEELQRGLQAVLAESVDFSPDSF; this is encoded by the coding sequence ATGAATTATTTATCGTATTTCACGACGGCCTTATTCGTCTTATCTGTTTCTGCTTGTGAGGGCGAACCTGCTCCAGAAACAACACCGCAAGCAACAACGGCGGTTAAGACTGAACTAAAAAAACAGGCTCCCTCAGAAAATCCTTTATATGCGTTACGTCCTATTGATGATAACTGGCCTCATGATGTTGATGAAAAATCATTAAGTGAAAATCTATTAACCACAAACTATTATATTGTACTGGATTGGAGTGGTTCAATGGATGGAATGCAATGTGCGGAAGGCTCTACAAAAATGGCGGTGGCTAAAACAGCGGTCACGCAATTTGCCAAAAAAATTCCAGCGGATGCAAATTTAGCGTTGTATGCTTTTGATGGTAAAGCGACAAGTGAGCGTGTTAATTTGACGATGGGGAATCGTGATGCTTTTTTTGAACAAATAAACCGTATTGAAACAGGAGGCGGAACCCCCTTGGCAACCGCTATTCGTTATGGCTATCAACAATTAACACAGCAAGCCGCAAAACAACTAGGCTATGGTGAATATCACTTAGTGGTGGTGACGGATGGAATTGCATCCACTGCGGAAAAACCTCAAGAAATATTAAGCACCCTTCATCAACAATCGCCTGTTGTTGTTCATAGTATAGGGTTCTGTCTGGATGAACAACATAGCTTAAATCAACCTGGATTAACGGTTTATACCGCAGCCAGTAACGCCGAAGAATTACAACGAGGCTTACAAGCGGTACTCGCAGAGTCGGTCGATTTCAGCCCTGATAGTTTCTAA
- a CDS encoding DUF3486 family protein has product MPKRSRIKSEIPEELRLQLEDKIIDNGFSDYAGLEAWLSEQGFLIGRSSIQRHGKEVEERIRMIKVATEAATQIDKAAKDDEDSRSGAVIGLIQTDIFNIMLKLKAAEGEEDSAERMKLLADVAKAMAQLSRASINQKQHAAKIRQQERAKAADDVSTALKQNGISEEVEESIRRVLLGRS; this is encoded by the coding sequence ATGCCAAAGCGTTCACGAATAAAAAGCGAAATACCAGAAGAGTTGCGATTGCAGCTTGAAGATAAAATAATTGATAACGGATTTAGTGATTATGCTGGCTTAGAAGCTTGGTTGTCAGAGCAAGGATTTTTAATTGGCCGCTCGTCAATTCAACGGCATGGTAAAGAAGTCGAAGAGCGTATCAGGATGATCAAGGTTGCCACAGAGGCTGCAACTCAAATCGACAAAGCTGCAAAAGATGACGAGGATTCACGATCAGGCGCGGTCATCGGCTTAATTCAGACTGATATTTTTAACATCATGCTGAAATTAAAAGCCGCTGAAGGTGAAGAGGATTCGGCAGAGCGGATGAAGCTTCTCGCCGACGTTGCTAAGGCAATGGCGCAATTATCACGTGCCTCAATTAACCAAAAGCAACATGCCGCTAAAATTCGCCAACAAGAACGTGCTAAGGCCGCCGATGATGTCAGTACCGCTTTAAAACAAAACGGAATCAGCGAAGAGGTTGAAGAGTCCATTCGCCGTGTCTTGCTGGGTCGGTCGTAA
- a CDS encoding ATP-binding protein codes for MLIELRPLSFLKLSEVLKIENIMKLHYVKTSNHKLFTGAVAKVQNGAAREAQIVLLAGDPGTGKSRCVDHYGALNNALYIEGLPEMTLSYIKDLIAYELGVTGLRGFSLQKAINEAMASRRQAIILDEAQHGLDRRATVIEYLRRLCEQAGTMLVLVCHNSERHRFAEHKLAHISTRISALVEFKKASLEDTTLYLSQLCDVNIDATVAAQAHKESAGRYRLLSSACRTIEVLAKQLKKESLTASDTQSIRLCEDAMRSLSKRGR; via the coding sequence TTGCTTATAGAATTAAGACCGCTATCTTTTTTAAAACTGTCCGAAGTACTGAAAATAGAGAATATCATGAAATTGCATTATGTAAAAACCAGCAACCATAAATTATTTACGGGGGCAGTAGCGAAAGTTCAGAACGGCGCGGCACGTGAGGCGCAAATTGTTTTATTGGCAGGCGATCCGGGTACAGGGAAAAGTCGCTGTGTTGACCATTATGGCGCACTTAATAACGCCTTATATATAGAAGGGTTGCCAGAAATGACGTTGAGCTACATCAAAGACCTTATCGCTTATGAGCTGGGTGTCACGGGGTTACGGGGGTTTTCCTTGCAAAAAGCAATCAATGAAGCAATGGCTAGCCGCCGTCAAGCGATAATTTTAGATGAGGCACAGCATGGGCTAGACCGCAGGGCAACTGTGATTGAGTATTTACGCCGCTTATGCGAACAGGCAGGCACAATGCTTGTTTTAGTTTGCCACAACTCAGAGCGTCATCGTTTTGCAGAGCATAAACTCGCGCATATTTCAACGCGCATTAGTGCTTTAGTAGAGTTTAAAAAAGCATCCTTGGAGGATACCACGCTTTATTTATCGCAATTATGCGACGTGAATATTGATGCGACGGTAGCCGCGCAAGCTCATAAAGAATCGGCAGGACGCTATCGTTTATTAAGTAGTGCTTGTCGAACTATAGAGGTACTGGCAAAGCAGCTCAAAAAAGAAAGCCTAACCGCAAGTGATACACAATCTATTCGTCTTTGTGAAGATGCCATGCGTTCATTAAGCAAAAGAGGGCGTTAA
- a CDS encoding regulatory protein GemA — protein sequence MSKKGNRSKELARIHVLKKQVGLTDEGSYRDMLEAQTGKRSAGDMTLSERHKVIKHLQKSVKPTKDPYGKPPKNFETSPQWQKVGALLAEQEKPWGYARAIVKQMFKKEDLEFSTNKELTAVITALVKRSAWIS from the coding sequence ATGTCTAAAAAAGGCAATCGTTCAAAAGAACTAGCGAGAATTCATGTTTTAAAAAAACAAGTAGGCTTAACTGATGAAGGCAGTTATCGCGACATGCTTGAGGCGCAAACGGGTAAGCGAAGTGCGGGGGATATGACTTTAAGCGAACGCCATAAGGTTATTAAGCATTTACAAAAAAGCGTTAAGCCGACTAAAGACCCTTATGGCAAGCCGCCTAAGAATTTTGAGACTAGTCCCCAATGGCAAAAGGTCGGTGCGTTATTGGCTGAACAGGAAAAGCCGTGGGGCTATGCGCGTGCTATTGTTAAGCAGATGTTTAAAAAAGAGGATTTAGAGTTTTCAACCAATAAAGAGCTAACGGCGGTGATTACGGCGTTGGTTAAAAGATCAGCATGGATAAGTTGA